Proteins encoded within one genomic window of Oncorhynchus nerka isolate Pitt River linkage group LG9b, Oner_Uvic_2.0, whole genome shotgun sequence:
- the LOC115114703 gene encoding endothelin receptor type B-like, with the protein MAKTLFICFPLVLLVGHLLVVTGQATRTPVSQEPRPDVHPSATQKPVFSGRGDRFNANVSTARRMRPLPPMCSGPTEIRDTFKYINTVVSCLVFVVGIIGNSTLLRIIYRNKCMRNGPNILIGSLALGDLLHIVIDIPINVYKLLAEDWPFGVGLCKLVPFVQKASVGITVLSLCALSIDRYRAVASWNRIKGIGVPKWTAIEIALIWLLSILLAVPEAIAFDMIAMDYKGEHLRICLLHPMQNSDFMRFYKSAKDWWLFSVYFCLPLAVTAVFYTLMTCEMLRKKNGVQIALSDHLKQRREVAKTVFCLVLVFALCWLPLHLSRILKLTIYDEKDPNRCELLSFFLVLDYIGINMASLNSCINPIALYMVSKRFKICFRSCLCCWCLPAEMLMDEKQSCMKLKVSDRASDQSNSRATNKDTSA; encoded by the exons ATGGCGAAGACCTTGTTCATCTGTTTCCCACTGGTTCTCCTGGTGGGACATCTCCTCGTGGTTACCGGACAAGCCACCCGAACACCGGTTTCGCAAGAACCGCGCCCAGACGTCCATCCGTCCGCCACCCAGAAACCAGTATTCTCTGGTAGAGGGGACAGGTTCAACGCCAATGTCTCCACTGCTCGGCGCATGCGACCTTTGCCACCGATGTGCTCGGGACCCACGGAGATCAGAGACACATTTAAGTACATCAACACGGTAGTATCATGTCTCGTGTTTGTTGTCGGTATTATCGGGAACTCCACGCTCCTCAGAATCATTTACCGGAACAAGTGCATGCGCAACGGGCCCAATATTCTCATCGGGAGCCTGGCGCTGGGAGACCTGCTGCACATTGTGATTGATATTCCCATTAACGTGTACAAG CTCCTAGCGGAGGACTGGCCGTTTGGTGTGGGTCTGTGCAAACTGGTGCCTTTTGTCCAGAAAGCTTCAGTGGGCATTACTGTGCTGAGCCTGTGTGCTCTGAGCAtcgacag GTACCGAGCAGTAGCGTCGTGGAACCGTATCAAGGGGATCGGTGTTCCCAAGTGGACGGCTATAGAGATCGCACTCATCTGGCTGCTGTCTATCCTGCTGGCTGTCCCTGAAGCTATAGCCTTCGACATGATCGCCATGGACTACAAAGGAGAGCACCTCCGCATTTGTCTGCTACACCCCATGCAGAATTCAGACTTTATGAGG TTCTATAAGTCCGCTAAGGACTGGTGGCTGTTCAGTGTGTATTTCTGCCTCCCTCTGGCCGTCACCGCCGTCTTCTACACCCTGATGACTTGTGAGATGCTGAGGAAGAAGAACGGAGTCCAGATCGCCCTGAGTGACCATCTGAAACAG aGGCGTGAGGTGGCTAAGACCGTGTTCTGCCTGGTGCTGGTGTTTGCTCTGTGCTGGTTGCCTCTCCATCTCAGCCGCATCCTCAAGCTCACCATCTATGATGAGAAAGACCCTAACCGCTGTGAACTGCTCAG TTTCTTCCTGGTTCTGGACTACATCGGGATCAACATGGCGTCTCTTAACTCCTGCATCAACCCCATCGCTCTCTACATGGTCAGCAAGCGTTTCAAGATCTGCTTCAGG tcATGTCTGTGTTGCTGGTGTCTGCCAGCTGAGATGTTGATGGATGAGAAACAGTCCTGTATGAAGCTCAAAGTCTCAGACCGGGCCTCCGACCAGAGCAACTCACGCGCTACTAACAAGGACACTTCAGCATGA